From the Polynucleobacter acidiphobus genome, the window TGCGATGCGTGCGATTAGCATGCATGCCGCACGGCAGATTGGTTTAGGAGAATCCTTGGGCACTTTAGAGGTAGGCAAAGATGCTGATCTCACCCTCTTAGATGGTGATCCATTCACGACCAGCCCAGAGAAGGTGGGCGCCATTAAAGCCTCACAAACCTGGGTGGCTGGCAAGAAAATGTTTGGGTAATGTGCTCTAGAATGGCCTCATAACGCATCACGCGTTTCAGTGAATGCGATTTGATAAAGAATAGAGAGACATGGCACCCTGGAAAGCGGCACGCGTAGGCGATCATATTGATCAGATTGATACTCCAGCTTTAGTTCTGGACCTTGATGCGTTTGAGCGCAATATGAAGCGCTTGCAGAATGCCGTCAATGAGGCGGGTGTGCGCTTACGTCCTCATGCCAAGAGCCATAAATGCCCTGAGATCGCATTACGTCAAATTGAGTTGGGTGCAGTAGGCATTTGTTGTCAGAAGGTCAGTGAGGCAGCAGTCTTTGTCGATGCGGGTGTATCGGATATCTTGATTACCAATCAAGTGGTGGGTGAGAAAAAAGTAGCACATGCGCTTGACCTAGCTGCGCGGGCACGTATTGGGGTGCTCGTGGACCATGAAGATCAAATTAGTGCATTCACACGTGCTAGCGCAGAGCGTCAAGTATCAATTGATGTCTATCTTGAAATTGATGTGGGGATGGGTCGCTGCGGCGTGGCATCGATTGAGCGTGCGGTCGCAATGGCCCAACAAATTGATGCTGCACCCTACTTAAACTTTATGGGTCTACAGTGCTATCACGGTAGTGCTCAGCACTATCGACTACCCGAAGAGCGCCAACAAGCCATTGCAGCGGTGTGCGCCAAAGCGGCGGCGGCTAAGGCAGCGATTGAGGGGGTGGGGATTGCGGTGGAGCGGATATCGGGTGCGGGTACTGGCTCGGTCATGCTCGAGAGTCACTCCAAACTGTTTAATGAAGTGCAAGCGGGGTCTTATATCTTGATGGACCGTGATTACGCAACTAATCAACGCGATCCCAGCGACCTGGCCTTTGAGCATGCCTTGTTTGTGAAGACCGCAGTCCTCAGTCACCCTAGTGCTAATCGCGCAGTGGTCGATGCCGGCTTGAAAGCATCGAGTGTTGACTCTGGGATGCCGGTGGTTTGGCAGCGCACCGATGCCAAATACCTGAAGGCCTCCGATGAGCATGGGGTTCTAGAGCTTACGCCCGATAGCACCCTCAAGCTTGGTGACTATGTGATGCTCGTGCCCGGTCACTGTGACCCAACCGTTAATCTCTACGATGAGTTAATTGCGATTCGTGGAGATCGGGTTGAGGCCATCTGGCCCCTAGCAGCACGCGGCGCCCTGCTCTAAGCCATCAAGCTAGCGCTAAATAAGTTAGTTATTTTTGTTTGGCATAGTTTCCAAGATGGGCTTTAAATGATTCAGCCAGTGGAGATAACTTTTTACCCTTTAGCGTCACAATATGCCAATGCGAGATCAATGGAAAGTCCCTAAGCTTTAAGATCGCAATCTCTCGATTGATGCTATCCCCAAGAGAATGCATCGATAATGCGGCAATTCCTAAGTTTGCTGCTACTGAATTTCGTACTGCCTCATTTGTTCCAAGCTCCAACCGAATATTGGGAAAAAAATGCTTCTTTCGGAAATACGCATCAACTGTCATACGCGTTCCAGAGCCCCGCTCTCGCATTACAAACTTCTCCTGCTTGAGATCTTTTAACTCCAAGTCCCGTCGTTTGGTTAATGGGTGATTCTTTGCCGCAATAATAGCAATCGGGTTTGACATAAAGATCGCATCATCAATCTCAAGATGCGATGGCGGCATTGACATAATGTAGAGATCATCCTGATTGCGCTCGAGACGCTGCACCACCCCATCACGATTGAGTACCTCAAAGGCAATCTCAATATCTGGATGCTGTTTGTAAAAATCGCCTAGCATTTGAGGGATAAAGTACTTGGCAGTACTCACTGCTGCCACCCTAAGTCGACCCTTGGTTAGGCCTTTCATGAGCGCCATCTCTTGTTCAAAGCTTTGCCACTCATCCATCATGGCCTGTGCTGATTTAGCCAATTGCTCTCCAGCAGCTGTTAGATGAACTTTCTTTGAGATCACTTCAAACAAAGGTTCGCCAATGTTTTCACTCAGTTCCTTTAATTGCATGGAAGCGGTTGGTTGGGTTACATAGGAACGTGCGGCGGCACCGGTCACGCTACCTGTTTCCACTAAAGCAAGAAATAATCGAAGTTGACGAAAACTAACATTCATAGATATTTATCTATATATAAATATTTAATAATTGATTTTACTTTATAAATACTGCTGCTTATGATTTCCTCACATTTGGAGAAATCATGCAAAACCTGTTTGACCCTGCTATCTTGTTTTTTGTCTTTGGCTGCTTTGCTGGCCTAATTCGTTCGAACTTAGAGATCCCGCGCTCAATTGCTAAATTCCTCTCGCTCTACCTACTGATGGCATTGGGCCTAAAAGGTGGATTTGCTCTAGCAAAAACCGGGCTTAATACAGAAATTGCCTTCAGTCTCCTGGTTGCTCTAGCCATGGCATTTATTGTTCCAGTACTGGGTTATTGGTTCTTAAAGGAGCGGATTGCGAAGTTTGATGCGGCAGCAATTGCGGCATCTTATGGATCAGTCAGTGCGGTGACCTTTGTGACGGCGATTCAGTATATGGAGCAAAGTCAGCTCAATCCAAATGCTTACATGGCGATTGCATTAGTAATAATGGAATCGCCAGCGATTATCATGGCGGTCTTATTAGCTAATATGCTGCGTCATCAAAGCCAATCAACCCAGGGCACTCAAGGGCTTTCTCTGAAGGGCATCTTGCATGAATCCTTTACTGATGGGGCACACTTATTATTACTTGGGTCAATGGCGGTAGGATACTTCAGTGGTGAGGCTGGGAGAACAGTAATGCAGCCATTCTCAGGCGATCTCTTTAAGGGTATGCTAGCCTTCTTCCTCTTAGATATGGGCCTGATGGTCGCCAACAATTTTAAGGAGGCTAGGAGCAACTCTCTGACCCTAATTGGCTATGCCTCGATTAGCCCATTTGTTCATGCCTCTTTAGCACTGGGCCTTTGTCTACTTTTTGAAATTTCATTAGCAGACACCATCTTACTCATGGTTCTGTCTGCAAGCGCATCATATATTGTGGTTCCAGCAGTACTCCGCTATGCGATACCAGAAGCAAATCCCTCGATCTATTTTGGCCTATCCATTGGCATCACCTTCCCCATCAATATCTTGATCGGCATTCCATTCTATGCATGGCTGGCTCAGAGCCTCGGAGGTTAAAGACTGTCGCCACTAACCAGAATCTTTGGAGGATTTTCCAAGCATCATGACCATTAATGTGACGATTGTTAGTGGCAATACAAAACTTAGCATGGTTGCGGAATAAGTTGGTAGAGCATCATGCTCTTTAGAGGCCAACACGAGATAAGTTACATATGCGCAATAGTAGAAGATAAATAAGCCACCCTCCCAGCGGGCAATTTGCCGACCAGATACAAAAATGGGGATACAGGCTAGGGAAACGGCCAGCATGACCCAAAGATCAAAGTTCACAACCGAGGGAGGAACTTGTATGCCTGAAGGAGCCAAAATACCAATCACTCCAAGACAGCCGAGGATGTTGAAGATATTGCTGCCAATCACATTGCCAACCGCAATATCACGCTCGCCTTTAAGGGCGGCGATGATCGATGTCGCCACCTCAGGCATTGACGTTCCTGCAGCCACAATCGTTAAACCAATCACGATATCGCTCACGCCAATCGCTTTGGCAATCGCGATCGATGCATTGACAAACCAATCCGATCCAAGTACCAAAAGAAATAGTCCCGCTACTACAAGAAAAATACTCATCCATAGACTTGAATCTTTCTTAACTGGACTCCTAATCGCGAGCTCTTTGGCATACATATCTTGCGCCTGAGTTGATTCTTTTTTAGACTGCCAAATCAAAAATATGGTGTAGCTAGCGAGCAAGGTCAGTAACAATAATGCCTCTGGCATTGTAAGAGCCTCATCAATGATGAAGGCAAACAATAATGTATTGAGTCCAATCAGAATAGGTATCTCTTGGCGAATAATTTGGTAATGCACAATCAACGGCGCAATGAGTGCAGACGATCCAAGAATAAATAGGATATTAAAAATGTTGCTTCCCACAACATTGCCAACTGCTAAATCGGTCACGCCCGAAAGAGCTGCTTTGGCAGAAACTGCAAGTTCTGGTGCACTGGTACCAAAGGCAACAATTGTCAGCCCAATCACAAGAGGCGTAATACCAAAAAAAGATGCGATGCGACTAGCCCCACGTATTAAGCAATTAGCACCAATAATCAGAAACACTAAGCCGACACAAAAATAAAGAATGGTCACCTGTTGCCTAGCAGATTCGTAAGAGTGGTACGGGCTTTATTTAAAAGGATGAATGCCTTAGGCCCAGAACTTTTTCATTTCTGGGAGGTCTTGCATACCGCGATCGTAACCAAACTTAATCGCGGGCGCCATGATACCAGGATCCACTACGCTCAGTGTCTTACGACCTGGCAACATCCCAACCACGACCAATTTCGTTTTGGTCCCACCGGCTTCTAGATCCTTCACCTCTTGCAAGATGGTGTTAGGCAAATGATTAAGGCGAAGGCCCGCCTTCTCTTGGGCAAGCGTATCGGCCAAGGCAAATACCAGGGCGCGCTTTGAACCAGCGATCACATCGCAATGGGTTTCTGTTGGGCCAATCGTGCCGTCCATACAGACCCGATCTTTGACCCAGGTCGGTCCAGTCACACCAGGAGCAGATGCACTAGCGGCAATCGCGGTTGCAACTGGTATACCAGAATCCGGAGCAATCACTAAACGCTCGGCTGTGTAGCAATCAATCGTGGTGATATACATCTTAGGCGGAATCTTTTTGAGATCACCAATGAATACTTTAATGTTCGTCTCAAACTTATCTTGTGGGATTGATTTAGCTGCCATCGCAGCATGTCCAATTGCCTGAATGGTGGCGGGATTGCCATCTTTAGCCTCAATACCCATCTTCATGACTCGCTCTTGACTGGGTGAAAACTTATTGGTTGGCACAAACTTGGCCATGATTTTAGGGTAATCGGCTAATAGATTAAATTCAGCGGAGAATAGATCAAGGCGCCCTCCTAATAAGGCACTGCCCAGCAATGCACCCGCTGAAGAGCCCACCACAATATCGGCTAGGCGCAGGTTGACACCATTGCTTAGCATGGCGTGGAAGTAGCCTACCAAGAATGAGCTCATATACTCTGAGCCGCCACCCAATACGAGTGCGCGATCCTTGCCTTTGCCCGGAGGGTTCTTGTACGGAATGGGATGTGCGAGTCCATCATTCCAGTTCGCAGTCGATGCCTGAATATTTTTGGCATCCTGCGCCTTTGCTTCGGCAACGGCTTTACTACATGCATTACTGGTCTGCGCTAGTGCTGAGCCTCCAGTAACAGATGCAGCAACCCCGAGTGCAGAAGTTTGTAGAAATTGACGACGGTTCGATGATGTCATGCTGATCTTCCTGGAATATTGGTTTTGTAGATTTGGTTTTGCACTGTCTCTGGGAGTGGCTGACTCTCGGAAGCGGGGATCATCACCTCAATATACGAAGCGCAATCGCTCGTATTGGCTTTCTCAATCGCAGCATCGAGTTCTGCCACGGTGCTCACCCGCGCAGTGAACCAGGTATGGCATCCCATCGCCCCTGGAATTTGTGCGTAGTTCCACTGGGCTAGATTGTCATACGATGGACCAATTTCACTTAATACGTTCTCCACCCCATAGATGCCATTGTTCAATACAAAAATGATGGGCTTGATGCCGTAGCGTCCCATCACCCCGATTTCATTGGCAGTGAGTTGATGGGAGCCATCACCCGTTACCAAGATGGTTCGGCCTTTGGTATTGGCCATGCAAATCCCTTCGGCGGCGGGGGTAGCCCAGCCAATCGAGCCCCACAAGGTCTGGGTCTGAAAACCTACTCCGTCGGGTAAGCGCATCGGTGTGGTGTACAGAACACAGGTTCCGGTTTCAACGACCAAGACATCACCGCTCTTTAGCAAGGCATGTAGACGGGGGTAAAAATTAGCAGACGTTGTTGGATCGGATGGTTTGGCCACATCAGGAGTTACGGAGGAATTGATGGGGTTTGACTGAGAGCGTGCCTGGATCTTCTTGGTTACACCCTGTAAGACATCCTCTAGGGCAACGCCAGTAAAGATGGTGCTGCCCATGCGCACAAACTGATCACCAATGGTGAGTTGCTTAGTTGATGCAATGGTATCTGACCAGAAGGTGGTATTGAAATCTTCAAAAACGATCCCGCCAATATCAAGTACTAGGTCAGCCCCCTCCACAATCTCTTTCACTTGGCTGGGGCTCGATCCTGCGCCGTTATAGATGCCCAAATAGCCGGGATGCGCCTCTGAAAGAGTGCCCTTATCCATGGGTGAGCATGCAAACGGTATCTTGCTCTGATTAAAGAACTCGATGGCAGTTGAGATGGCCCCATAGCGTGCCAGTAGTTGAGTGGGCAATGCCACAATGGTTTTGCTGGCCGCGATCTTACTGATGATGAAATCAATTGCAGCCTCGAGTGAAGCGGGGTCGCTGCTGGCTCGTTCAATATTGGCTAATAGGGTTCCCTTGATGGGCTTACCAATCACCGGCATTCTGGCAAGATCCATGGGCACTGTGATGTATGCCGGTGCACTGAGACGCAATGCCTCCCGAATCACACGCTCCATCTCGGCAATCGCGTTATCAGGTGTTAAGTAAGCCGATACACAACAGGCCGCTTCTGAGAGATAGCGAAAGTTGTTATACACCCCATCCCCCAAGGTGTGGTGAGTAATCAATCCTTGGCGCTGGATTTGGGTACTAGGCGCTCCAACAATATGAAATATCGGCAAGCGCTGGGCCCTGGCACCCATCACACCATTGATGGCGCTCAACTCCCCTACCCCATAAGTGGTTGATAAGATGGCAGCCCCCTGAATTCGGGCATAGCCATCGGCGGCATAGGCGGCGTTTAGTTCATTGGCACACACAATCCACTCAACCCGATCGCAAGATTCAATTGCATCATCAAATGGGAAAGAATAGTCTCCAGGGACCCCGAAGACGCGATCAATGCCTAAATCGGCTAAACGATTCACCACATATTCTGCAACGCTTGGTCCGTTTGAAGCCATGACTACTCCTAGTATTTAATTGAACTTGACCATTTTAAGCAGACTCTCATAACGGGCAACACCCGACTCATAGAGATTTAATACGGCCTCTCTCGACTGGTTTCAGAAACCGGTATGTATCTACCTCCCAATACAGTACCAATAATGGGCACATCTTTGATCTTCTGCTTGGGTACCGCAGTCGGGTCAGCTTCTAGCACCGTGAAATCTGCAAACTTACCAGGCTCAATCGAGCCGACTTTATTTTCTAGGCCCATGATGTAAGCAGCATCAATCGTGATCATCCGCATTGCTTGCTCTACCGTTACAGCCTCAGCAGGTGCCCATTTTTTATCCCCTGAATACAGGCCCTGGCGATTAACAACTGCCCAAACTTGAGTCAAAGGTTTTGGAGTGGTAACCGGATTATCCGAATGAAGTGCCACGACAACCCCTTGACTTGTTAACATACCCACTCGAGTGGCATACGCTGCTCGATCATATCCAAGCTCAGGAAATTGAATATTTGCTCGTTGATAAAAATAGGAAGGATTGACGCTAGCAACCGCTCCCAATGCTTTGATCTTACGCACCATCATGGAGGTCGGCAGACCTAAGTGCTCCAGGGTAAAGCGATGATCAAAACGCGGTCTGCGATCTTGCAAAATTTGTAGAGCGTTCAGAGAGTTCTCAATACCAGCACTGCCATTGGAGTGCACATGGATTTGAAAGCCCGCATTCCACCACGGTTGCATCGCGATCGCCAGGGATTCGGGGGTTGGATAAAAAATGGTGCCCAAGCGAGCATCGGTATATCCAGGGCTATCCACTCGCATCGTATTACTTAAATATGCATCATCGCCCATAAATTTGATCCCTTTATAGTACAGACGATCCGTATTTAATTTTTGTAACTCTTTCACTTTGGCAATTGCCTTATCGCCGTATTTCTCTAAGAATGCATCGGCATAGGCAACTTGCATGACGCGTAACGAGGTGACATCGGAAGATGTAAATTTTTTGGCCAGTTCTTTTTCAAGTTCAATATCGACAATTCCGAAAGTCATTTCAGAGGTTGTGGTGATACCGCCCTGCTGAGCAATGTCATTGGAGTAGAGCATGGCTCTCTGAATGCGCTCCGGAGTGAAAAGATCCTTAGCTGCAAATTTCACAGCATATGGTGTTGCGATTGCACCCAGAAATTGCCCATTGAGACTGCCATCAGGGTTAAATCCAACCCCAGGAATCTTCTTGGCTTCGTCAATATTTGTGATGTATTTCTTTAATGCCGCAGAATTAAAGAAAATATTGTGTTCCGATGAGTCCCAAACCAAGATAGGTCTGGTTGAAGAAACTTGGTCCAACAACTCCTTGTTGGGCATTCGTTTCATTGCTACGATGTCGTAACCCCAAGCCAGCAGAGTCTGATTGGGGTCAGCCATCCCTGCGGAATACTCCTTGAGCTTGGCAATGGCTGCATCCAAATCCTTAAC encodes:
- a CDS encoding alpha-keto acid decarboxylase family protein; amino-acid sequence: MASNGPSVAEYVVNRLADLGIDRVFGVPGDYSFPFDDAIESCDRVEWIVCANELNAAYAADGYARIQGAAILSTTYGVGELSAINGVMGARAQRLPIFHIVGAPSTQIQRQGLITHHTLGDGVYNNFRYLSEAACCVSAYLTPDNAIAEMERVIREALRLSAPAYITVPMDLARMPVIGKPIKGTLLANIERASSDPASLEAAIDFIISKIAASKTIVALPTQLLARYGAISTAIEFFNQSKIPFACSPMDKGTLSEAHPGYLGIYNGAGSSPSQVKEIVEGADLVLDIGGIVFEDFNTTFWSDTIASTKQLTIGDQFVRMGSTIFTGVALEDVLQGVTKKIQARSQSNPINSSVTPDVAKPSDPTTSANFYPRLHALLKSGDVLVVETGTCVLYTTPMRLPDGVGFQTQTLWGSIGWATPAAEGICMANTKGRTILVTGDGSHQLTANEIGVMGRYGIKPIIFVLNNGIYGVENVLSEIGPSYDNLAQWNYAQIPGAMGCHTWFTARVSTVAELDAAIEKANTSDCASYIEVMIPASESQPLPETVQNQIYKTNIPGRSA
- a CDS encoding amidohydrolase — encoded protein: MQTTLSKTLLSFVMVASATLFANSHSLAHSFIDPPSFVTPKNITVYVAKKIVTMDPAMPTATAVAVADGRILSVGSIADLKPWTDKYPTRIDRQFEGKVLYPGFVDPHQHPFFAGVTQTSYPLTYLPLPSPWGKPFPGVKDLDAAIAKLKEYSAGMADPNQTLLAWGYDIVAMKRMPNKELLDQVSSTRPILVWDSSEHNIFFNSAALKKYITNIDEAKKIPGVGFNPDGSLNGQFLGAIATPYAVKFAAKDLFTPERIQRAMLYSNDIAQQGGITTTSEMTFGIVDIELEKELAKKFTSSDVTSLRVMQVAYADAFLEKYGDKAIAKVKELQKLNTDRLYYKGIKFMGDDAYLSNTMRVDSPGYTDARLGTIFYPTPESLAIAMQPWWNAGFQIHVHSNGSAGIENSLNALQILQDRRPRFDHRFTLEHLGLPTSMMVRKIKALGAVASVNPSYFYQRANIQFPELGYDRAAYATRVGMLTSQGVVVALHSDNPVTTPKPLTQVWAVVNRQGLYSGDKKWAPAEAVTVEQAMRMITIDAAYIMGLENKVGSIEPGKFADFTVLEADPTAVPKQKIKDVPIIGTVLGGRYIPVSETSRERPY
- a CDS encoding sodium-dependent bicarbonate transport family permease, which gives rise to MQNLFDPAILFFVFGCFAGLIRSNLEIPRSIAKFLSLYLLMALGLKGGFALAKTGLNTEIAFSLLVALAMAFIVPVLGYWFLKERIAKFDAAAIAASYGSVSAVTFVTAIQYMEQSQLNPNAYMAIALVIMESPAIIMAVLLANMLRHQSQSTQGTQGLSLKGILHESFTDGAHLLLLGSMAVGYFSGEAGRTVMQPFSGDLFKGMLAFFLLDMGLMVANNFKEARSNSLTLIGYASISPFVHASLALGLCLLFEISLADTILLMVLSASASYIVVPAVLRYAIPEANPSIYFGLSIGITFPINILIGIPFYAWLAQSLGG
- a CDS encoding calcium/sodium antiporter → MTILYFCVGLVFLIIGANCLIRGASRIASFFGITPLVIGLTIVAFGTSAPELAVSAKAALSGVTDLAVGNVVGSNIFNILFILGSSALIAPLIVHYQIIRQEIPILIGLNTLLFAFIIDEALTMPEALLLLTLLASYTIFLIWQSKKESTQAQDMYAKELAIRSPVKKDSSLWMSIFLVVAGLFLLVLGSDWFVNASIAIAKAIGVSDIVIGLTIVAAGTSMPEVATSIIAALKGERDIAVGNVIGSNIFNILGCLGVIGILAPSGIQVPPSVVNFDLWVMLAVSLACIPIFVSGRQIARWEGGLFIFYYCAYVTYLVLASKEHDALPTYSATMLSFVLPLTIVTLMVMMLGKSSKDSG
- a CDS encoding DSD1 family PLP-dependent enzyme, with product MAPWKAARVGDHIDQIDTPALVLDLDAFERNMKRLQNAVNEAGVRLRPHAKSHKCPEIALRQIELGAVGICCQKVSEAAVFVDAGVSDILITNQVVGEKKVAHALDLAARARIGVLVDHEDQISAFTRASAERQVSIDVYLEIDVGMGRCGVASIERAVAMAQQIDAAPYLNFMGLQCYHGSAQHYRLPEERQQAIAAVCAKAAAAKAAIEGVGIAVERISGAGTGSVMLESHSKLFNEVQAGSYILMDRDYATNQRDPSDLAFEHALFVKTAVLSHPSANRAVVDAGLKASSVDSGMPVVWQRTDAKYLKASDEHGVLELTPDSTLKLGDYVMLVPGHCDPTVNLYDELIAIRGDRVEAIWPLAARGALL
- a CDS encoding LysR family transcriptional regulator: MNVSFRQLRLFLALVETGSVTGAAARSYVTQPTASMQLKELSENIGEPLFEVISKKVHLTAAGEQLAKSAQAMMDEWQSFEQEMALMKGLTKGRLRVAAVSTAKYFIPQMLGDFYKQHPDIEIAFEVLNRDGVVQRLERNQDDLYIMSMPPSHLEIDDAIFMSNPIAIIAAKNHPLTKRRDLELKDLKQEKFVMRERGSGTRMTVDAYFRKKHFFPNIRLELGTNEAVRNSVAANLGIAALSMHSLGDSINREIAILKLRDFPLISHWHIVTLKGKKLSPLAESFKAHLGNYAKQK
- a CDS encoding patatin-like phospholipase family protein produces the protein MTSSNRRQFLQTSALGVAASVTGGSALAQTSNACSKAVAEAKAQDAKNIQASTANWNDGLAHPIPYKNPPGKGKDRALVLGGGSEYMSSFLVGYFHAMLSNGVNLRLADIVVGSSAGALLGSALLGGRLDLFSAEFNLLADYPKIMAKFVPTNKFSPSQERVMKMGIEAKDGNPATIQAIGHAAMAAKSIPQDKFETNIKVFIGDLKKIPPKMYITTIDCYTAERLVIAPDSGIPVATAIAASASAPGVTGPTWVKDRVCMDGTIGPTETHCDVIAGSKRALVFALADTLAQEKAGLRLNHLPNTILQEVKDLEAGGTKTKLVVVGMLPGRKTLSVVDPGIMAPAIKFGYDRGMQDLPEMKKFWA